One Hermetia illucens chromosome 4, iHerIll2.2.curated.20191125, whole genome shotgun sequence DNA segment encodes these proteins:
- the LOC119655791 gene encoding cytochrome P450 4d2-like — protein sequence MLLTIAVVVVSLLVFLDWLSKKRRNDASAEIPGPAILPIFGNYFMFTMFNTKDVMKVMKHHDILYNGFSRTWFFNRLSVLMSRPKDLEIVLSSTRHIKKGMLYDILGLWLGQGLLTSTGSKWHSRRKVITPAFHFKILEQFVDIFDQQSTILVKQLKKHSIEEKPFNVYPYITLAALDVVCETAMGVKVNAQTDPGCEYVRAVSDITEIIMHRLANNFIQNDLLFAIFASKEKRRQDEALKILHRFTERVIERRRVSLEKELAEKQSIDDPADDIGSKKKVPLLDILLQSTINGQPLTNADIREEVDTFMFEGHDTTTSGICYVLYLLSRHPDVQKKLFQEIRGVIGNDKEIPMTFKDLQELKYMECVIKESLRMYPPVPIILREFTEDTNINGYVVPEGTQLTIPIYLMMKNPDIFADPETFNPDRHTLENSTEKVNPYAYIPFSAGPRNCIGQKFAMLEMKSAITKVLRHYELLPLGEAPDPVINLVMRSTNGVNIGIRQRVY from the exons atgctgctGACTATAGCGGTAGTGGTGGTGTCTCTGCTAGTTTTCTTGGACTGGCTGAGCAAGAAAAGGCGTAACGATGCGTCTGCTGAAATACCTGGTCCAGCAATCCTCCCTATCTTCGGAAATTACTTTATGTTCACAATGTTTAATACGAAAG ATGTTATGAAAGTCATGAAGCACCATGACATACTGTATAATGGCTTCTCCCGTACCTGGTTTTTCAACAGACTATCCGTCCTGATGTCCCGGCCGAAGGACCTCGAAATTGTTCTCAGTAGTACCAGGCACATCAAAAAGGGTATGCTGTATGATATTCTTGGTTTGTGGTTGGGCCAAGGACTCCTAACAAGCACAGGATCAAAATGGCACTCAAGACGCAAAGTTATCACTCCAGCATTTCACTTCAAAATTCTAGAACAATTTGTGGATATCTTCGACCAACAGAGTACGATTCTTgtaaaacaattgaaaaagcATTCTATCGAAGAAAAACCTTTCAACGTGTATCCTTACATTACATTAGCTGCTTTGGATGTTGTTTGTG AAACTGCCATGGGTGTGAAAGTTAACGCTCAAACCGATCCAGGTTGCGAATATGTGCGAGCAGTTTCTGA CATAACAGAAATAATTATGCATCGCCTGGCGaacaattttattcaaaacgaTCTACTGTTCGCTATTTTTGCATCTAAAGAAAAAAGGAGACAGGATGAGGCCCTAAAAATACTCCACCGTTTTACAGAAAGAGTCATTGAACGACGACGTGTTTCGTTAGAAAAGGAGTTAGCCGAAAAGCAATCAATAG ATGACCCTGCCGACGACATTGGATCAAAGAAGAAAGTGCCCTTGCTAGATATTCTCCTCCAATCAACTATCAATGGACAACCCCTTACAAATGCCGACATTCGAGAAGAAGTTGATACCTTCATGTTTGAAGGCCACGACACAACCACATCTGGTATTTGTTACGTCCTTTATCTTCTATCACGACATCCCGACGTCCAGAAGAAATTATTCCAAGAAATTCGTGGAGTAATTGGCAATGATAAAGAAATACCAATGACTTTCAAAGATTTACAGGAATTAAAGTATATGGAGTGTGTTATTAAGGAATCCTTAAGGATGTATCCCCCAGTGCCAATTATTTTGAGGGAATTCACAGAAGATACCAATATaa ATGGTTACGTGGTCCCAGAAGGAACTCAGCTGACTATACCGATTTACTTAATGATGAAAAACCCAGACATTTTCGCTGATCCTGAAACATTCAATCCAGACCGACACACACTAGAAAATTCGACGGAAAAGGTCAATCCTTACGCGTATATCCCATTTAGTGCTGGCCCCCGAAATTGTATTGGTCAGAAATTTGCTATGCTGGAGATGAAAAGTGCGATAACTAAGGTATTGAGACACTATGAACTATTGCCTTTGGGCGAGGCTCCTGATCCAGTGATTAATCTTGTAATGAGATCAACAAATGGTGTTAATATAGGGATCAGGCAAAGAGTGTATTAA
- the LOC119653424 gene encoding uncharacterized protein LOC119653424 has product MQKRFILLLLNFGSAYLKPRQYTYDIHMLEAKPFSNPEFTDFRATVANETAMDADVLLKKFVYKPYFIRSVVQVEPNGRKTTLYNHPYFLCDGDKHFIPAYIINYYQKTLQMILKQEIKCPIEPKLYSIRGLVWKSPYLPLKLFYKPKSYFLVNVSVFESITKSKSIYLGSLLMRNEISKRAM; this is encoded by the exons ATGCAGAAACGGTTCATTCTCCTGCTCCTGAATTTCGGCTCCGCTTATTTGAAACCTCGACAG tACACCTATGACATTCATATGCTGGAAGCAAAACCATTCTCGAATCCGGAATTTACAGATTTTCGCGCTACTGTGGCAAATGAAACGGCCATGGATGCAGATGTACTCCTTAAGAAGTTTGTATATAAACCTTACTTCATCCGGTCAGTCGTTCAGGTTGAACCCAATGGAAGGAAGACGACGCTCTACAACCATCCGTATTTCCTTTGTGATGGAGACAAGCACTTTATACCCGCCTATATCATAAATTACTACCAAAAGACACTTCAAATGATTTTAAAGCAAGAAATCAAATGCCCCATTGAACCCAAGCTTTACTCAATCAGGGGCTTGGTTTGGAAGTCACCTTATCTTCCTTTGAAGTTGTTTTACAAGCCAAAAAGCTATTTCTTGGTCAATGTATCTGTTTTCGAAAGTATTACGAAGTCGAAAAGCATTTATTTAGGGTCATTGTTAATGAGGAATGAGATATCAAAGCGAGCAATGTAA